The DNA region CGATGAGCAGCGACTCCTTGCCCGGGAAGTGGTGCAGCAGCCCGGCGTGGGTCAGCCCGGCGTGCGCGGCGATGTCGCGCAGCGAGACGGCGTTGAAGCCGGAGCGGGAGAACAGCTCGGTCGCGGAGTCGAGGATGCGGGCGCGTGTGCGCTCGCCCTTCGACGGGCGCGGCTCCTCGTGTCGTTCGCTCAACTCGGCGGCCTCCTGCCGTCGGCGGGTCACCTCCCGCCGTACGGCGGGTTACCGGCGCCCCGATGGGGGTGGTGAGGCAGCACGCTACGGCCACCCGCCGGCGCGCGTCGTCCCGGGCCGGGCCGCGGGCCCCCGCCCGGCCTCCCTTACCGGTCGGTAGATCGCGTACAGAAAAACCTACCAAGTGGTTAATTCCGCGGGTAGGCTCACCGCCAATCTCGGCCGGGACGACGCTCCCGGCCCTCAGACGGAGCAGATGTCATGAGTAGATCCACTCGTACCGGGGCGGTGGCCGCCTGTCTGGCGGCCTCCCTCGTCCTCGCGGGCTGCGCCGGTTCCGGCACCGCGGACTCCGGCTCCTCGCGCCTGAACATCGCGACCCTGACGTTCCCCCAGAGCCTCGATCCCGCGCAGGCGGTCGGCAGCGCCCTGCCGTTCTTCCAGGCCTCGTACGACACACTGATCAAGCGGGAGCCGGACGGCACGTTCACTCCCATGCTCGCCACCGCCTGGACGTACGACGCCGGCCGGACCGCACTCGCCCTCACCCTGCGCAAGGACGTGAAGTTCGCCGACGGCACCGCCTTCGACGCGGCCGCGGTGAAGGCGAACATGGAGCGCTTCGGGAAGGGCGGCGGCGCGGACGCGAAGTGGCTCGCGGACCTGAAGTCGGTGAAGGTGGTCGACTCCGCACACGTGACACTCGAACTGAAACAGCCCAACCCTGCCATGCTGTTCTACCTGAGCGACGCGGCCGGGCTGATGGCGAACCCGGCGGCGTTCGCGAAGGCCGACAGCCTCAAGACGAGCCCCGACGGCACCGGCCCCTACCGGCTGGACAAGGCGAGCACGACCATCGGCACCAAGTGGGTCTACGAGCGCAACCCGGACTACTGGGGTGAGCCGCTGCCGTACGAGGACCTCTCGATCAGCTTCTTCGACAACGAGACGGCGATCGTCAACGGGCTCAAGACCGGGCAGGTCGACGCGGCCCTCCTCCAGACCGCGGACCAGCAGATCAGCATCGAGTCCGACCCCCGGATGAAGACCACGAAGCAGGAGTTCGACTTCCAGGGACTGCTCTTGTTCGACCGCGCCGGACAGCTCACCCCCGCCCTGAAGGACGCGCGGGTCCGCCGGGCACTGAACCTCGCGATCGACCGGAAGACCATGCTCACCACCATCCGCCAGAGCCGCGGCCAGGTCACCGACCAGGTCTTCGGCCCCGACACCCAGGGCTACGACAAGGCACTGGACACGTACTACGCGCACGACCCGGCCGCGGCGAAGGCCCTTCTCGGGGAGGCCGGCTACGCCAAGGGCTTCACGCTGAAGCTCCCGCGCATCAGCGCGATCGTCAACGACGCCCTCGCCGCGTCGCTCGCGGCCGACTTCAAGGCCGTCGGGGTCACGCTGGTCTGGGACGACCTCGACGGCGGTTCGGCCGTCCAGAAGGTGTTCACCGACCGGGCCTACTCCGGCATGGTCATGAACATGGGCCAGTCGTCGAACGACTGGGTGGTGGTCGACGAGCTGGTCACGCCGGGCGCCTTCAACATGTTCGGCACCACCGACGCCACCGTGCGGGAGCTGATCCCGGCCATCCAGACGGGTGAGGGCGCGCAGGCCGGGGCGGCCGCCCACGCACTCAACGAACACCTGGTGAAGGAGGGCTGGTTCGTGCCCTTCTACCGGATGACGTACCTGCACGTCTCGGACGGCACGGTGGAGATCACCCCGCAGTCGGGTATGGCCGTCCCCTCGCTGTACAACTACGCCCCCGCCAAGTGAGGCCTCGACGGGCCGGGTCCGTGCACCGCGACGCGGCCCGGCTCCGTCGGCCGGTTCACGGATACCGAGTGCCATGCTGAACTTCATCGCCCGCAGGACCGCGTCGGGGGTCCTCCTCCTGGCCGTCATCTCCTTCCTCTCCTATGTGCTGCTGTCCGTCCCGGACGTGGACGTCGGCCGGCAACTCCTCGGCCAGGGCGCCGACCAGGCCGCCGTGCACGCCAAGAACGCCTCCCTCGGCCTGGACCGGCCGGTCCTCGCCCAGTACACGGACTGGCTGTCCCACGCCGTACGCGGCGACCTCGGCACCTCCTGGTTCACCAGCGAGGACGTGGGCGCCGCGGTCGCCGGGAGGCTGCCGGTCACCGCGAGCCTGATGCTCGGCGTCACTCTCGTCACCACCGCGCTGTCCTTCCTCCTCGGCGTCTGGGCGGGGGTGCGGCGCGGCGCCGTGGACCGCTTCGTGCAGGTCCTGGGAGTCGTCGGCTACGCGCTCCCCGGTTTCCTGGTGACCCTGGTCATCGTGCTGGTCTTCGCGGTCCGCCTGCGGTGGTTCCCGGCCATCGGGTACACCGCCTTCACCGAGTCGCCGAGCGGCTGGCTGTCCACCATCACCCTGCCGGTCCTGTCGCTGTCGGTGGCGTCCGTGGCCGGCGTCTCCCAGCAGGTACGCGGCGCGGTGATCGACGTGCTGCGGCAGGACTACATCCGCACGCTGCGGGCCCGGGGGCTGCCCATGTCACGGATCGTGTTCCGGCACGTCCTGCGCAACGCCTCGGCGCCCGCCCTCTCCGTCCTCGGCATGCAGTTCGTGGGCCTGCTCGGCGGGGCCGTCCTGGTCGAGCAGATCTTCGGGCTCCCCGGAATCGGCAGCATGACCGTCTCCTACACCGCCCGCGGCGACATCCCCGTGATCATGGCGCTCGTCATGCTCACCGTGGTCGGTGTCGTCCTGATCAATCTCCTGGTCGACGTCATGATCGGCTGGCTCAACCCGAAGGCGAGGGTCGCGTGAGCGAGAACCTCCCGGCCGGCGCGCCGGCCCCGCTGCGCGCGCCGCGCCCCGGCCCGCCGGCCGGCCCGGCCGGTGGCACGGGCACCACGGCCACCCGGCGTGGCGGTGTCCTGCGGCGGCTCGTGCGCAATCCGCTCGGAGCGTGCTCCGCCGCCGTACTGGTCCTCCTGGTCCTCGCGGTGGCGCTGGCTCCCCTCCTCGCGCCGCAGGCCCCCGACGCCTCGTCACTCGGTGACGCCTTCGCCGCTCCGGACGGGGCCCACCCGATGGGCATGGACTCCGCGGGACGGGACATCCTCTCCCGCATCCTGTACGGCGGGCGCAACACCCTCGGCGGCGCACTGATCGCCCTCGGCATCGCGCTGGTCCTCGGCGTCCCCACGGGCCTGTACGCGGGCTACTACGGGGGCCGGTTCGACTCCGTCGCCAACTGGGCGGTCAATCTCGTCATGGCGCTGCCCGCGATGGTCGTGCTCCTGGCCTCGCGCGCCATCCTCGGCCCCGACGTCCGGGTCCTGATGGTCGTGCTGGGCGTCCTGGCCTCGCCCAGCTTCTTCCGGCTCGTGCGCGGCATCGTCGCCAACGTCCGCGGGGAACTGTACGTCGACGCGGCGAAGGTCTCCGGGCTCTCCGACACCCGCATCGTCGCCCGGCACATCCTCGTCGTGGTCCGCGGGCCCGTCGTCATCCAGGTGGCGCTCGTCGCCGGGATCGCCATCGGCCTCCAGGCGGGCCTGGAGTTCCTCGGCGTCGGCAGCGGGTCGGCGGCGACCTGGGGTGCGATGCTCAACGAAGCCTTCCAGAACATCCAGCGGGCACCACTGCTCATGCTGTGGCCCGGGCTCGCCCTGGGGCTGACCAACGGCGCCCTGGTCCTGCTCGCGGGCGCACTGCGAGACGGCCTCGAAGACCGCGGCGGCCCGGCCGGCCCGCCCCGTCCGTCCCGTCGACGGCGCACCGGGGCGGTCCCGGCCACCGCCCACTCCCCCGGCGACCCGGCCGCACTCCTCTCGGTGCGCGGCCTCACCGTCGCCTACGCCCGGCCGGACGGCTCGGACAAGCAGGTCGTCCACGGGGTGGACCTCGACGTACAGGCCGGGGAGATCGTCGGGCTCGTCGGCGAGTCCGGCTCGGGCAAGACCCAGACAGCCTTCGCCGTACTCGGCATCCTGCCGGGCGGCGGACGGGTCAGCGGCGGCAGCATCACCATCAGGGGCCGGGAAGTGGTCGGCCTGCCCGAACGTGCTCACCGCGCGCTGCGAGGGCGGACCGTGGCCTACGTACCGCAGGAACCCATGAGCAATCTGGATCCCTCCTTCACGATCGGCAGCCAGCTCATGGAGCCCTTGCGCCACGGTGGTCTCTCGCGCCGGGAGGCGGCCCGGCGCGCCGTGGATCTGCTGCGGCTGGTGGAGATCCCGGAACCGGAACGGACGATGCGGCGCTTTCCCCACGAGATCTCGGGCGGCATGGCCCAACGCGTCCTGATCGCCGGGGCGATGTCGTGCGATCCGGAGCTCCTCATCGCCGACGAGCCGACCACCGCACTCGATGTCGTCGTCCAGGCCGAGATCCTGGACCTGTTGCGCCGGCTGCAGAAGGAGCGCGGGCTCGGCGTACTCCTGGTCACCCATGATCTCGGAGTCGTCGCCGACCTCTGCGACCGCGTCGCCGTGATGGACACCGGCCGGATCGTGGAGTCGGGACCCGCCGAGCAGGTCCTGAGCTCTCCCGCGGATCCCTACACCACAGCCCTGCTCGACGCGGGTCTGGACGGGGCTTCGCCCCGGGCCCCGTGGCAGCCCCGAGAGGCGAGGAGCACGACCGCATGAGCGGCACCATCGAAACCATCGCCCCCGACGGCGCCCTGCTCAGCGTCCGGGACCTGTGCGTCTCCTTCCCCGGCAAGGGCCGTGCCCCGCGGACCGAGGTGCTGAAGGGTGTGGCGCTCGACATCCGCCCGGGCGAGACGCTCGGCCTGGTCGG from Streptomyces sp. B1I3 includes:
- a CDS encoding ABC transporter substrate-binding protein, with the translated sequence MSRSTRTGAVAACLAASLVLAGCAGSGTADSGSSRLNIATLTFPQSLDPAQAVGSALPFFQASYDTLIKREPDGTFTPMLATAWTYDAGRTALALTLRKDVKFADGTAFDAAAVKANMERFGKGGGADAKWLADLKSVKVVDSAHVTLELKQPNPAMLFYLSDAAGLMANPAAFAKADSLKTSPDGTGPYRLDKASTTIGTKWVYERNPDYWGEPLPYEDLSISFFDNETAIVNGLKTGQVDAALLQTADQQISIESDPRMKTTKQEFDFQGLLLFDRAGQLTPALKDARVRRALNLAIDRKTMLTTIRQSRGQVTDQVFGPDTQGYDKALDTYYAHDPAAAKALLGEAGYAKGFTLKLPRISAIVNDALAASLAADFKAVGVTLVWDDLDGGSAVQKVFTDRAYSGMVMNMGQSSNDWVVVDELVTPGAFNMFGTTDATVRELIPAIQTGEGAQAGAAAHALNEHLVKEGWFVPFYRMTYLHVSDGTVEITPQSGMAVPSLYNYAPAK
- a CDS encoding ABC transporter permease gives rise to the protein MLNFIARRTASGVLLLAVISFLSYVLLSVPDVDVGRQLLGQGADQAAVHAKNASLGLDRPVLAQYTDWLSHAVRGDLGTSWFTSEDVGAAVAGRLPVTASLMLGVTLVTTALSFLLGVWAGVRRGAVDRFVQVLGVVGYALPGFLVTLVIVLVFAVRLRWFPAIGYTAFTESPSGWLSTITLPVLSLSVASVAGVSQQVRGAVIDVLRQDYIRTLRARGLPMSRIVFRHVLRNASAPALSVLGMQFVGLLGGAVLVEQIFGLPGIGSMTVSYTARGDIPVIMALVMLTVVGVVLINLLVDVMIGWLNPKARVA
- a CDS encoding dipeptide/oligopeptide/nickel ABC transporter permease/ATP-binding protein, translated to MSENLPAGAPAPLRAPRPGPPAGPAGGTGTTATRRGGVLRRLVRNPLGACSAAVLVLLVLAVALAPLLAPQAPDASSLGDAFAAPDGAHPMGMDSAGRDILSRILYGGRNTLGGALIALGIALVLGVPTGLYAGYYGGRFDSVANWAVNLVMALPAMVVLLASRAILGPDVRVLMVVLGVLASPSFFRLVRGIVANVRGELYVDAAKVSGLSDTRIVARHILVVVRGPVVIQVALVAGIAIGLQAGLEFLGVGSGSAATWGAMLNEAFQNIQRAPLLMLWPGLALGLTNGALVLLAGALRDGLEDRGGPAGPPRPSRRRRTGAVPATAHSPGDPAALLSVRGLTVAYARPDGSDKQVVHGVDLDVQAGEIVGLVGESGSGKTQTAFAVLGILPGGGRVSGGSITIRGREVVGLPERAHRALRGRTVAYVPQEPMSNLDPSFTIGSQLMEPLRHGGLSRREAARRAVDLLRLVEIPEPERTMRRFPHEISGGMAQRVLIAGAMSCDPELLIADEPTTALDVVVQAEILDLLRRLQKERGLGVLLVTHDLGVVADLCDRVAVMDTGRIVESGPAEQVLSSPADPYTTALLDAGLDGASPRAPWQPREARSTTA